The genomic stretch GGCTGCTTCTGTTTTTCCGCCACAGCAACTATGATAGGTAGCATCAGCAATATTTCCGTTATATAATAAGACCTCAGATGCACTGTTGCGAACCGCTTGCAGTATCTGTTCATTTTGTAAATACTTGCCTTTATACACCTGGCAGTGAGTTGTCCTACACAGATCGCAGCCATCTGCTTTGTGTTTATTATTCAGTAACAAAGCGAGGGCATGTGTTCTGGCTGCAACTGCCTGTGCCTTAAGGGCTTCTCCGGGTGCATTATTACCAATTTCGTTTTGGATTACTCCGGCAAGATAATCCTCCAAAGGCAGAAAGTGATTCAAAACAATATTTTTCTGCACGGTTTTCAGAACAAAATCACCGCTATAGGCATAGTCATCTTCCTGCAGATAGATATCCGCAGAGGAATGAATTTTTACAGGAGTTTCCAGATAGCAGATATTTCCGTTTTCATCCTGAATCCGAATTGTGGAATTTAACATCGGGATTTCTTTAATTTTTTTGGCGGGGATATTATGTTTTTGCGCATATTGCAATGCTTCTTCTTCGGTTGTAAAACTTTCCGGCAGAAAGTGCTGCAGTTCTTTCTTAATTTTCAAGCGGGAGTTCTCCCACACAAAAAAATCCCGAACTACTTCTTTAGGGTTATCAGTGGTTTCCGTCACTATTTCCGTATAGTCCAAAATTGCATAGTGCACAAGGGTCTCGGGATTCCGGATGCTAATCGTGATGGACGAATTAAAACTATGCGAAATAAGACCATCCGTTTCGCTAACCGTTATCTGTGTATTATTTGTTTTAGGAGTGATAGTTACGGTGGGTTCGCTTACCAGATTTATTTCCAGATACAGCTCTCCGTCTATAAATTGAGCGCCTGCCAGCAAACCAGTGCCAAGCAAAAGCATAAGTAAAAGGAAAAGATGTTTCATTTTTTTATGTTGATTTACTGCACAACGGCTCCGGGAATTCCTTCTCCATCCGGAACTAATACCCTTAATTTGCCATTTACTTTGGCAGCTAAAATCATTCCTTGGGATTCTATGCCCCTAATTTTTCGGGGCATCAGGTTTACCAGCATTAAAACCGTTTTACCGATAAGTTTTTGGGGTTCATAATCAACAGCAATTCCGGCCACCAGTTCCCGTTTTTCACTTCCTATATCTACCTCTAATTTCAGCAGTTTATCAGTATTTGCAATGCGTTCTGCTGCAAGCACTTTTGCTAAACGCAAATCCAGCTTGGCAAAGTCCTCATAGCTGATTAATTCTTTCAGCGGTTCAACATTGCCAGGGTTAAATTCTGCTCTTTCACCATCCGGATTTCTTTTCTGCGAATGCAGTTTAGCTAACTGTGCCTCAATTTCCTTATCTTCAATTTTCCGGAAAAGGGGCTTAGTATCCTGTAGTGAAATATCTTCCGTCAGTTTATATGCTTCCTGGAAATTAAAGTTTTCCGGCAAACCCATCATTTGTCTTAAGCGCAGCATTGATTTGGGCAGAATGGGGAAGAAGGCAACAGAGATTTTTGCCAGCAGATTGGTAGAAACATATAAAGTTTCATTCACTGCTTCTCTATTTTCCTTAATCTGTGCCCAGGGTTTGTTTTCATCAAAAAAGCGGTTGCCCAGGCGAGCTATATCCAAAATTAAACGAGTATTTTTCTTCACCTGATAATCCGCATAACTTTCCTCAATCTCTTTTAAGATATTATCCGCTTCGACAATTACTTTTTGGGAGGCAGCGTTTAAGGCACAGTTAGTTATTTTACCTCCGAAATTCTTATTCGCAAAGGCAAAAACTCTGTTGGCAAGGTTACCCAAAGTATTATTCAAATCACCGTTTATTTTATTTTGGAAATCCTGGAAACTGAAATCAGAATCCTGCCTTTCGGGAGCGTTAACTGCAAGATAGTAGCGCAGATATTCACCTTCAAAATCCTGCAAAAATTCATCTACCCAAATTGCCCAATTCCTGCTGGTGGAAATTTTTTCTCCTTCCAGGTTCATAAATTCATTGGCAGGTATATCATAAGGCAGGCAGTATTTGGTATCCTGTCCCATCAGCATAGCAGGCCAAATTAAGGAATGGAAAATGATGTTGTCTTTTCCGATAAAATGAATTAACCGCGTTTCAGGGTTCAACCAATAGTCCTTCCACTTTTCCGGTTGACCTGTTTTTTCTGCCCATTCAATGGTGGAAGATATATATCCGATGGGAGCATCAAACCAAACATAAAGAACTTTGCCTTGTGCTTCGGGAAGAGGAACAGGAACACCCCAAGCTAAATCTCTGGTTATGGATCGTTCCACTAAACCCTGTTCCAGCAAACCCAAAATGAAATTGCGTACATTTTCCTTCCAGTAGTCCTTAGTAGCAAGCCATTGCTTTAGCTCTTCCCGAAATCCATCCAGCTGCAAAAACCAGTGTTTTGTTTCTTTGATTACAGGAGTGGAACCGCAAAGTTTGCATTTTGGCTCTTTTAAGGTTGTTGTTTCATAAATCTGACCGCATTTATCACATTGATCTCCACGGGCACCACTTGCACCGCAACGGGGACAAATTCCTTCCACATATCTATCAGGAAGATAGCGTTTATCCTTGTCACAATAGAATTGCAGCGTGGTTTTGGGTTTTATATAGCCCTTATTGTATAATTGCAAAAAGAAATCAGCGGCAAGTTTATAGTGAGGTGGACGGGAAGTTCCGCTAAAATTATCAAATTCAATACCCACTCCGTCAAATGCTTCCTTAATGCTACGGTGATAATAAGATACTACTTCTTGAGGAGTAATTCCTTCTTTATCGGCAGTAATGGAAATCGGTGTGCCATGTTCATCCGTTCCACAAATATAGATCACATCTTCACCCTGTAAACGCAAGTAGCGAACAAATATATCAGCCGGCAAATAGGCACCGGCTAAATGTCCGATATGCAATTTTCCGTTGGCGTAAGGTAACGCACTGGTAACTATATATTTCATTGGCTGTCCTCAATATAAATTTTATGCAGGGTTTTTATTGCCGGGGTCAAATTCGGGCTGGGAAGCAAGAGTTCCACGCTTTGTTCATTATTAAAGCTCCTTAAGATCTGAAAATCTTTACAGTTTTCCAGCAGGGATGCTAAAAATGCCGGGTCGTTTCCTAAACCTAAACCAACCAAATTTACAAAAGCGAAATTATTATCCTTGTGAATAGGTTTTATACCCTTTTCCTGCAAAAAATAATCCACTTCCTTTTCGTATTTGTTTTCTATGAAAAATTCCCAAATCCCTTCGTTAATGAAGCTCTTGTAAATTTCATAAATCCACTGTTGCAGCATTCTTAGCACCTCGTCATTAACCGGTAAGATGTAACGCAGTAAAAAGTCCTTATGAGCAATAGCTGTCACTTTTCTCTCTTCCATTTCCTCCTCCTCACTTTTTTTCGGCAGGTTACGGGTTATCAACGAACCCGGAGCAAAAGTGAAAGAGGATTTCACTTCCACTTCCACACCATATTTAATAGCATATTCCACAGCCCGCGGATGTAAGACCTTAGAGCCATTATAACAAAGAGTTAACATCAGCTCAGGACTTATGTATTTCAGCAATTTCGGTTTTTCCACCAGCTTGGGATCAGCCGTATAAACACCATCCACATCAGTATAAATCTCACATTTATTTGCTTTTAAATAACAAGCTAAAGCTACAGCGGAAGTATCAGAACCCCCTCTTCCCAGAGTTGTAATTTCCTTACTTGTGCTCACACCTTGAAAACCTGCTACAATAACCACTTTGCCTTTAGCCAGTTCTTCCTGGATACGAAAAGCATTCACCTTCAAAATGCGCGCATTGCCATGCTTTTCATCAGTTATAATCCCACTCTGAGAACCGGTAAAAGAAATGGAAGGAATGCCTTCCTCCATCAAAGCTAACGACAATAAACTCATACTGATCCGTTCCCCCGCTGTCAATAACATATCCAGCTCTCGCCGCGAAGGATGGCTGGAAATTCCATAAGCCAAAGAAAAAAGCTCGTCCGTTGTTTTTGCCATCGCCGAAACAACTAAAACGAGTCCTTCCCCTTTGTGATATTCACCGGAGAGTTTATGTGCTATGTTGCGGATTAAATCAATGTTACCAACTGAAGTTCCGCCGAATTTTTTCACTATTATTGCCATATCTATCTTTTTTTCCTGCTTTGCTCTTGATGTCAAGAAAAAAAGATTTTTTTTGGGATTACCCGGGAAGATGCAGTGTTGCCGTTTGCTTTCTGCTCTCAACCCGCAGGTTAAAACCCTGTAGTGTAATATCGGAGTGTTGACCTCCCGGTTAATCATCTCTTACACTTTTTTCCCTTACCGAAAGGCAATCGGT from Candidatus Cloacimonas sp. encodes the following:
- the metG gene encoding methionine--tRNA ligase, yielding MKYIVTSALPYANGKLHIGHLAGAYLPADIFVRYLRLQGEDVIYICGTDEHGTPISITADKEGITPQEVVSYYHRSIKEAFDGVGIEFDNFSGTSRPPHYKLAADFFLQLYNKGYIKPKTTLQFYCDKDKRYLPDRYVEGICPRCGASGARGDQCDKCGQIYETTTLKEPKCKLCGSTPVIKETKHWFLQLDGFREELKQWLATKDYWKENVRNFILGLLEQGLVERSITRDLAWGVPVPLPEAQGKVLYVWFDAPIGYISSTIEWAEKTGQPEKWKDYWLNPETRLIHFIGKDNIIFHSLIWPAMLMGQDTKYCLPYDIPANEFMNLEGEKISTSRNWAIWVDEFLQDFEGEYLRYYLAVNAPERQDSDFSFQDFQNKINGDLNNTLGNLANRVFAFANKNFGGKITNCALNAASQKVIVEADNILKEIEESYADYQVKKNTRLILDIARLGNRFFDENKPWAQIKENREAVNETLYVSTNLLAKISVAFFPILPKSMLRLRQMMGLPENFNFQEAYKLTEDISLQDTKPLFRKIEDKEIEAQLAKLHSQKRNPDGERAEFNPGNVEPLKELISYEDFAKLDLRLAKVLAAERIANTDKLLKLEVDIGSEKRELVAGIAVDYEPQKLIGKTVLMLVNLMPRKIRGIESQGMILAAKVNGKLRVLVPDGEGIPGAVVQ
- a CDS encoding aspartate kinase — encoded protein: MKKFGGTSVGNIDLIRNIAHKLSGEYHKGEGLVLVVSAMAKTTDELFSLAYGISSHPSRRELDMLLTAGERISMSLLSLALMEEGIPSISFTGSQSGIITDEKHGNARILKVNAFRIQEELAKGKVVIVAGFQGVSTSKEITTLGRGGSDTSAVALACYLKANKCEIYTDVDGVYTADPKLVEKPKLLKYISPELMLTLCYNGSKVLHPRAVEYAIKYGVEVEVKSSFTFAPGSLITRNLPKKSEEEEMEERKVTAIAHKDFLLRYILPVNDEVLRMLQQWIYEIYKSFINEGIWEFFIENKYEKEVDYFLQEKGIKPIHKDNNFAFVNLVGLGLGNDPAFLASLLENCKDFQILRSFNNEQSVELLLPSPNLTPAIKTLHKIYIEDSQ
- a CDS encoding SpoIID/LytB domain-containing protein, producing MKHLFLLLMLLLGTGLLAGAQFIDGELYLEINLVSEPTVTITPKTNNTQITVSETDGLISHSFNSSITISIRNPETLVHYAILDYTEIVTETTDNPKEVVRDFFVWENSRLKIKKELQHFLPESFTTEEEALQYAQKHNIPAKKIKEIPMLNSTIRIQDENGNICYLETPVKIHSSADIYLQEDDYAYSGDFVLKTVQKNIVLNHFLPLEDYLAGVIQNEIGNNAPGEALKAQAVAARTHALALLLNNKHKADGCDLCRTTHCQVYKGKYLQNEQILQAVRNSASEVLLYNGNIADATYHSCCGGKTEAADIIWKGKPVDYLKGVNCLKEVQNYDLSKESDARKWIDKDLAEEDMSSWERGALSWHKSISAKQLAKNAGLDYINSIEIIQRGNSGRITEMKLNGNNTITLNSEYQIRQVFGNLLSSFFYIEGSYSANNTTVTIHPKATINIKGRGAGHGAGMCQVGALRKAREGMDYNNILQHYYPETVINKDWMDE